CGCCGGGAACGATCGCCAGCGGGTACTGGATGCCGACCCAGACCGACGCGAAGACGCCCGTGACGAAGACGACCGTCCCGACCGAGAACGGCAGCCCCAGCTGGTAGAGCCAGAGCCCGAAGACGAACGCGAGCGTGACGTACAGCAGGCTCGCGGTCGCCGCCGACGGGTAGGCGTTCAACACGACGCCGATGACGAGCGCGAACACCGCTACGACCAGGATCGTCAACAGGAACGCGAACCACAGCAGCATGTTCTTCCCGCGCTCGCCGACGTACTGGCCGATGATGTAGCCGATCGACTTCCCCTCGTGTCGCAGGCTGCTCGACAGCGAGACGAAGTCGTGGACCGCGCCGAGCAGCGGGTTGCCGATGGCGACCCACAGCACCGCCGGCACCCAGCCCCAGACCAGCGCGGCCGTGATCGGCCCGACGACCGGCGCTCCCCCCGCGATACTCGAGTAGTGATGCCCCAGTAGCACCGGCTTTTTTGCCGGCACGTACTCCTGTCCGTCCTGATACTTGTGCGCCGGCGTCTCCCGGCTGTCGTCGAGGTCGACGAACTGCGAGAGGTACCTCCCGTACCCGATGTACGCGACGGTAAACGTCGTTAACACCAGTGCGACAATCCATATCACTCCTACCATGTTTGTTTCTCCCTAGCTGTGCGTCGGAGGGCATGACTATAAATATAATTTATTGTAGATTCTACCAGTTTACAGCAAATTCAGATCCGGCGGGGAAACGGACGGGCACCGATCGCTGCTCGAGAGTGGTATCCGGCGGCCCGAACGCGGCCGTCGACGGCGGTCACTCCGTCCGCGGTCGGCCGTCGACCGCCGAGATGTCGAGCGCGGCGGCGACCTCCTCGAGGACGCCCCCTTTGACCTCCTCGACGCGCGTCTCGATCGTCGCCGCGACCGGGACGTCGAACTCGCGTTCTATGTACTCGAGGCGCTCGCGCTCGGTCGCGACCCGCTCGCGGAGGTAGCGCGCGCCGCGGCCCTCCTCGTGGGGGTCCGGCGCGGGCGTCAGGCGGTTAACGACGAGCCCCCGAACGGGCAACTCAGCCTCCGACAGCGTCTCGAGCGAGCGGCTCGTCTCCCGGATCGAGAGCTCGTCGGGGTTCAACACGAGGTAGAAGGCGGCGTCCTCTCGCAGCACCTCGCCGGCGAACTCGAACCGCTCCTTGCGCTCCCGGAGTCGCGCGAGGATCGGGTCGCCGTCCATCACCCGCCGGGGCTCCTGGTTGCCGATCGCCGCCTTCTCGAAGAGGTCGATGCTGCGCTCGCGTTTGTGTATCAGCCGATCGATCCAGCGCTCGAGCAGCTCCGGCAGCGCGAGCAACCGCAGGGTCGACCCCGTCGGCGAGGTGTCGAACACCACCCGATCGTAGGGGTCTGCGCTGTCCATCACCTCGATGAAGCGGTCGAACAGCGCCGCCTCGTAGGCGCCGGGGGTCTGGTGGGCCATCTCGAGTTGGATGTCGACCTCGTTGACCATCGCCGCGCTCAGCTGGGAGGTGAGCTGCTT
Above is a genomic segment from Natrononativus amylolyticus containing:
- a CDS encoding ArsA family ATPase, encoding MARFVFFGGKGGVGKTTVSSAYALECVDAGLETLVVSTDPAHSTADVFDQEFGDEPRPVEGYEGLSALEIDPEREVQNHLLDLRKQLTSQLSAAMVNEVDIQLEMAHQTPGAYEAALFDRFIEVMDSADPYDRVVFDTSPTGSTLRLLALPELLERWIDRLIHKRERSIDLFEKAAIGNQEPRRVMDGDPILARLRERKERFEFAGEVLREDAAFYLVLNPDELSIRETSRSLETLSEAELPVRGLVVNRLTPAPDPHEEGRGARYLRERVATERERLEYIEREFDVPVAATIETRVEEVKGGVLEEVAAALDISAVDGRPRTE